In one window of Bizionia sp. M204 DNA:
- a CDS encoding M48 family metallopeptidase: MKLAYTYLSVFIVVFVISCSNSIQYTDAIKAETSGRYLYHPDAVIDVFYKNNHLFLNWRGAEIKPVALDEYTFFVPDMYQKLQFLKHPSTKTSYLAIIPENEGDSIRYAYKKVPDTFNTPSMHLANKNYEAALQGFLAIRKQDSVSVFINERDFNSMGYEFLRDKKYGDAIAVFKLNTALHPDSDNAYDSLADGYLTQGDSLLAFTHYKKALELNPSNKRAMKYVSAYALKVTD, encoded by the coding sequence ATGAAGTTAGCATATACCTATCTATCCGTTTTCATTGTTGTTTTTGTTATTAGCTGTTCAAACAGTATCCAGTATACAGATGCTATAAAGGCAGAGACTTCGGGTCGGTATTTATACCATCCCGATGCTGTTATTGACGTTTTTTATAAAAATAATCATTTGTTTTTAAATTGGCGAGGGGCCGAAATTAAACCGGTTGCCCTGGATGAATACACTTTTTTTGTACCTGATATGTATCAGAAATTGCAATTTTTGAAACACCCAAGTACCAAAACTTCCTATTTGGCTATTATTCCAGAAAACGAGGGTGATTCTATTAGGTATGCCTATAAAAAAGTGCCTGATACTTTTAATACGCCGTCTATGCATTTAGCAAATAAAAATTATGAGGCCGCACTTCAAGGTTTTCTAGCCATTAGAAAACAAGACTCTGTTTCGGTATTTATAAACGAGCGTGACTTTAATAGTATGGGCTATGAATTTTTGAGGGATAAAAAATATGGTGATGCCATTGCTGTTTTTAAACTGAATACGGCGTTGCATCCTGATAGTGATAATGCTTATGATAGTTTGGCGGATGGCTATTTAACCCAAGGTGACAGCCTATTAGCATTTACGCATTATAAAAAAGCACTTGAATTAAATCCTAGTAACAAACGCGCCATGAAATATGTTTCGGCTTATGCATTGAAAGTGACGGATTAA
- a CDS encoding thioredoxin family protein — translation MAQTASNMLPLGTKAKSFNLKDTVSNEMVTLESAKGVHGTVIMFICNHCPYVTHVNAELVKLAKTYKSKGINFIAISSNDVENYPQDAPDKMAQHAINEGYIFPYLFDQTQEVAKAYQAACTPDLFVFDRDLELTYRGQLDDSRPGNNIPVTGSDLRHALDCIIDNKENNRIQKPSMGCNIKWKK, via the coding sequence ATGGCGCAAACAGCTTCAAACATGCTTCCTTTAGGTACTAAAGCTAAAAGTTTCAATTTAAAGGACACCGTTTCGAATGAGATGGTAACACTAGAAAGTGCTAAAGGTGTTCATGGAACGGTAATCATGTTTATTTGCAACCATTGTCCATACGTTACTCATGTGAATGCTGAGCTTGTAAAATTAGCAAAGACATACAAAAGTAAGGGTATCAACTTTATTGCTATTTCTAGTAATGATGTGGAAAACTACCCCCAAGATGCACCAGATAAAATGGCGCAACACGCCATAAATGAAGGGTATATTTTTCCGTATTTATTTGATCAAACACAAGAGGTAGCTAAAGCCTATCAGGCTGCTTGCACACCAGATTTGTTTGTGTTTGATAGAGATTTAGAACTCACCTATCGCGGTCAGTTGGACGATTCCCGTCCGGGAAACAATATCCCAGTAACAGGATCAGATTTACGCCATGCTTTGGATTGTATTATTGATAATAAAGAAAATAATAGAATCCAAAAACCGAGTATGGGTTGCAATATTAAATGGAAAAAGTAA
- a CDS encoding ATP-dependent DNA helicase RecQ, with the protein MSVNENDLHSALKTYFGFSAFKGLQEPVIKSLLSGKDTFVIMPTGGGKSLCYQLPALMQEGTAIVVSPLIALMKNQVDAIRGVSDHHGVAHVLNSSLNKTEIKQVKHDITAGITKLLYVAPESLTKEENVEFLRSVKISFMAVDEAHCISEWGHDFRPEYRNLKSIIERIGDNIPIIGLTATATPKVQEDILKNLGIHDAMTFQASFNRPNLYYEVRPKTKNVDADIIRFVKKYEGKSGIVYCLSRKRVEELAQTLQVNGIKAVPYHAGLDAKTRASHQDMFLMEDADVVVATIAFGMGIDKPDVRFVIHHDIPKSIESYYQETGRAGRDGGEGYCLAFYAYKDIEKLEKFMSGKPVAEQEIGHALLQEVVAYAETSISRRKFILHYFGEAFDSETGDGADMDDNMRHPKKQHEAKKNVVLLLETVSKTNEKYKSKDLVQVIIGKENALIISHKTNEQPFFGLGSSESDKYWMALTRQVLVAGLLKKDIETYGVIKLTPAGLAYLENPKSFMMTEDHLFNAEVDDAIITASKGGGAVADVTLMNMLKDLRKRNAKRLGVPPFVIFQDPSLEDMALKYPISIEEMSHVHGVGDGKAKKYGKDFVDLITRYVEENDIVRPDDMIVKSTGMNSALKLYIIQNIDRKLPLDDIASAKGMSMSEFIKEMEAIVFSGTKLNINYWIQDILDEDQQEEIHDYFMEADTDKIDVAIDEFDGDYDDEELRLYRIKFISEVAN; encoded by the coding sequence ATGTCTGTAAATGAAAATGACTTGCACAGCGCATTAAAAACCTATTTTGGATTTAGTGCATTTAAAGGCTTGCAAGAACCAGTAATAAAAAGTCTTTTATCGGGTAAAGATACATTTGTAATCATGCCAACGGGTGGCGGAAAATCATTATGTTACCAGTTGCCAGCGTTGATGCAAGAGGGTACTGCCATAGTCGTGTCTCCTTTAATTGCTTTAATGAAAAATCAAGTAGATGCTATTCGTGGTGTTTCTGATCACCATGGTGTTGCCCACGTTTTAAATTCGTCTTTGAATAAAACCGAAATAAAACAAGTTAAACACGATATAACAGCCGGCATAACCAAGTTGCTATATGTAGCACCTGAATCGCTTACTAAAGAGGAAAACGTTGAGTTTTTACGATCTGTAAAAATCTCGTTTATGGCCGTTGATGAAGCCCATTGTATTAGTGAATGGGGTCATGATTTCCGACCGGAATACCGAAATTTAAAAAGTATTATTGAACGTATAGGCGATAACATTCCAATTATTGGCTTAACAGCTACGGCCACACCAAAGGTTCAAGAAGATATTCTTAAAAATTTGGGAATTCATGATGCTATGACCTTTCAAGCATCCTTTAATAGACCTAATTTGTATTACGAAGTCCGCCCAAAAACCAAAAATGTGGATGCGGATATTATTCGCTTTGTAAAGAAATACGAAGGAAAGTCGGGAATTGTATATTGCTTAAGTCGCAAGCGTGTAGAAGAACTAGCCCAGACCCTGCAAGTAAATGGTATTAAAGCTGTGCCGTATCACGCGGGATTGGATGCTAAAACGCGGGCCAGCCATCAAGATATGTTTCTCATGGAAGATGCGGATGTTGTGGTTGCAACCATTGCTTTTGGCATGGGCATTGACAAGCCGGATGTCCGTTTTGTAATACACCATGATATACCGAAGAGTATAGAAAGTTATTACCAAGAAACGGGTCGTGCTGGTCGTGATGGCGGCGAAGGCTATTGTTTAGCATTCTACGCCTATAAAGATATTGAAAAGTTAGAGAAATTTATGTCAGGCAAGCCTGTTGCTGAACAGGAAATAGGTCATGCCTTGCTTCAGGAAGTGGTTGCTTATGCCGAAACATCTATATCCAGACGAAAATTTATTCTTCATTATTTTGGTGAAGCATTTGATTCTGAAACTGGCGACGGTGCTGATATGGATGATAATATGCGTCATCCTAAAAAGCAGCATGAAGCCAAGAAGAATGTTGTTTTACTGCTAGAAACCGTTTCCAAAACGAATGAAAAATATAAATCTAAAGATTTAGTACAAGTTATAATAGGTAAAGAAAATGCCTTAATTATTTCTCATAAAACCAACGAGCAGCCATTTTTTGGGCTGGGTAGTTCGGAAAGTGATAAATATTGGATGGCTTTAACACGCCAAGTATTAGTTGCTGGTTTGCTTAAAAAAGATATTGAAACCTATGGTGTTATAAAATTAACGCCAGCAGGTTTGGCCTATCTGGAAAATCCGAAGTCGTTTATGATGACGGAAGATCACTTATTTAATGCCGAAGTAGATGACGCCATTATTACCGCCTCTAAAGGTGGTGGAGCCGTTGCCGATGTGACATTGATGAACATGCTTAAAGATTTAAGAAAACGAAATGCCAAACGTTTAGGGGTGCCGCCATTTGTTATTTTCCAAGACCCATCATTAGAAGATATGGCTTTAAAATATCCAATTTCTATTGAAGAAATGAGCCATGTACATGGTGTAGGAGATGGGAAAGCTAAAAAGTATGGTAAAGACTTTGTGGATTTAATTACACGCTATGTGGAGGAGAATGATATTGTGCGACCGGATGATATGATTGTGAAATCGACAGGCATGAATTCGGCACTCAAGCTATACATTATTCAAAATATAGACAGAAAGCTACCGCTTGACGATATTGCATCGGCAAAAGGAATGTCTATGAGCGAATTTATCAAGGAAATGGAGGCTATAGTTTTCTCTGGAACTAAATTGAATATTAATTATTGGATTCAGGATATTTTGGATGAAGATCAGCAAGAAGAAATTCATGATTATTTCATGGAAGCCGATACGGATAAAATAGATGTTGCTATAGATGAATTTGATGGGGATTATGACGATGAAGAATTGCGTTTATACCGTATTAAGTTTATTAGTGAGGTGGCGAATTAG
- a CDS encoding lysophospholipid acyltransferase family protein has protein sequence MKNIWLHSVRFYIGLGLFFYYRRIHVKHRERVPLQEPLLFVSNHNNALMDALLIATQSGRFSYFLTRASVFKKPMINALLRSLNMIPVYRVRDGWHTVTNNTAVFANCSKCLSQGEAVALFPEGNHHINRTLRPLSKGFTRIVFETLTRFPSTDLKLIPIGLNYEQADAFSDSVAVYFGAEISAKAYLESERTSEALRLKHDVWQAITQLTTHIPADTYTESLSRLQAVNADFLNPEAVNRCLNSNFKKCSFKRTQQPKILKAFFKFFMIVLLLGPYVIWKFLAEPKIKEVEFVATFRFGLAISLVPLWLSVVAVILAVGMGFQVALIYVSLSLLISLLAVKL, from the coding sequence TTGAAAAACATCTGGTTACATAGTGTTCGTTTTTATATTGGCCTTGGGCTGTTTTTTTATTACAGGCGCATTCATGTAAAACATCGCGAACGGGTACCGTTACAGGAACCCCTTCTATTTGTTTCCAATCATAACAACGCGCTTATGGATGCCTTGTTAATTGCCACCCAATCTGGTAGGTTTTCCTATTTTCTAACACGTGCTAGTGTTTTTAAAAAACCGATGATTAATGCACTTTTACGGAGTTTGAATATGATTCCTGTTTATCGCGTTCGCGATGGATGGCATACGGTTACCAATAATACAGCCGTTTTTGCAAATTGCAGCAAGTGTTTGTCTCAAGGCGAAGCGGTTGCATTGTTTCCAGAAGGGAATCATCATATAAACCGAACCTTGAGACCATTAAGTAAAGGGTTTACACGGATTGTTTTTGAAACATTAACCCGGTTTCCATCAACCGATTTAAAGCTGATTCCCATAGGATTAAATTATGAACAAGCGGATGCGTTTTCCGATAGTGTAGCGGTTTATTTTGGTGCCGAAATTTCAGCTAAAGCTTATTTAGAATCAGAACGGACTTCGGAAGCACTGCGATTGAAACATGATGTTTGGCAGGCTATTACCCAATTAACAACACATATACCCGCGGATACGTACACAGAATCCTTAAGCAGACTACAGGCCGTTAACGCCGACTTTCTAAACCCCGAAGCCGTTAATAGGTGTTTGAATTCCAATTTTAAGAAATGTTCTTTTAAAAGAACCCAACAACCTAAAATCCTAAAGGCATTTTTTAAGTTTTTTATGATTGTCCTGTTGCTTGGTCCTTATGTTATTTGGAAATTTCTTGCAGAACCCAAAATTAAAGAAGTTGAGTTTGTAGCCACCTTTCGGTTTGGTTTGGCTATCAGTTTAGTGCCTTTGTGGCTTTCTGTGGTGGCCGTTATACTTGCGGTTGGTATGGGCTTCCAGGTGGCATTGATTTATGTAAGCTTATCTTTATTGATATCTCTTTTAGCCGTTAAATTGTAA
- a CDS encoding ABC transporter ATP-binding protein encodes MKELKHLNKYFLKYKGKVIIGIIITIVSKIFLLFTPELIGSSIDVVDDFRKGLITDVDIVKQKLLINIAYIIGAAIITGVLTFFMRQTIINVSRYIEFDLKNEIYQQYQRLSLNFYKKNRTGDLMNRISEDVNSVRMYAGPAIMYSINTFTLFVIAIFFMYRQAPTLTLYTIIPLPILSIIIYKLSKKIHKRSTIVQQYLSKLSSFTQETFSGIAIIKSYGMESQASMNFDELATESREKQLDLVRINAFFFPMMILLIGLSNLIVIYVGGLQYIAGEISLGVITKFIIYVNMLTWPVATVGWVTSIVQTAEASQNRINEFLKISPEIQNKALQASEIKGDILFKNVSFTYDDTNIQALKDVSFTLKAGETLAIIGKTGSGKSTILDLIGRLYDIKSGELLIDGEPIDRVNLDDLRDAIGYVPQDAFLFSDTINNNIKFGREDATDEQVIQAAKYAQVHKNIISFSKGYETVLGERGITLSGGQKQRVSIARAIIKDPQILLFDDCLSAVDTETEEKILNNLKKLTSGKTTIIVSHRISAAKNADKIIILDAGKIVQAGTHEALIETDGYYKNLYEKQLSEATNS; translated from the coding sequence ATGAAAGAATTAAAGCATTTAAATAAATACTTCTTAAAATATAAAGGGAAAGTTATTATTGGCATTATTATTACCATAGTATCTAAAATATTTTTACTCTTTACGCCGGAACTAATTGGATCGTCAATTGATGTGGTGGACGACTTTAGAAAAGGCCTAATTACAGATGTGGATATTGTAAAGCAAAAACTCCTTATCAATATTGCATACATTATTGGTGCTGCCATTATAACCGGTGTATTGACCTTTTTTATGCGCCAGACCATTATTAATGTGTCCCGCTATATTGAATTCGATTTAAAGAATGAAATTTACCAGCAATACCAACGGCTTTCTTTAAATTTTTATAAAAAGAACCGAACGGGCGATTTAATGAACCGCATTAGCGAGGATGTTAATAGTGTTAGAATGTACGCAGGCCCAGCAATTATGTACAGTATTAACACCTTTACGCTTTTTGTTATTGCTATATTTTTCATGTACCGCCAGGCGCCTACCCTAACCTTATACACCATTATTCCGCTGCCTATTTTATCAATTATCATTTATAAATTGAGTAAAAAAATCCATAAACGCAGTACCATTGTACAGCAGTATTTATCTAAATTATCATCCTTTACGCAAGAAACATTTAGCGGAATTGCTATTATAAAATCCTACGGCATGGAGTCACAAGCATCCATGAATTTTGATGAGTTAGCTACGGAAAGTCGCGAGAAACAATTGGATTTAGTGCGAATTAATGCCTTTTTCTTCCCCATGATGATTTTATTAATTGGCTTAAGTAACCTTATCGTTATTTATGTTGGTGGCTTGCAATACATTGCGGGAGAAATTAGCCTTGGTGTTATTACCAAATTCATTATTTATGTCAATATGTTAACATGGCCCGTAGCTACGGTAGGTTGGGTAACATCCATTGTTCAAACGGCTGAAGCATCGCAAAACCGAATTAATGAGTTTTTAAAAATTTCACCTGAAATTCAAAACAAAGCGCTGCAGGCGTCAGAAATTAAAGGAGATATCCTATTCAAAAACGTATCCTTCACCTATGATGATACCAATATTCAAGCCTTAAAAGACGTATCGTTTACCTTAAAAGCAGGTGAAACATTAGCTATAATAGGAAAAACAGGCTCTGGAAAATCAACCATATTGGATTTAATTGGGCGCTTATATGATATTAAAAGCGGCGAACTTCTCATTGATGGTGAACCCATAGACCGCGTAAACCTTGATGATCTTCGGGATGCTATTGGCTATGTACCCCAAGATGCGTTTTTGTTTTCAGATACTATTAACAACAATATCAAGTTTGGTAGAGAGGATGCCACGGACGAACAGGTCATTCAAGCAGCTAAATACGCTCAAGTCCATAAAAATATTATCAGTTTTTCTAAAGGGTATGAAACGGTTTTAGGCGAACGCGGTATTACGCTTTCAGGTGGACAAAAACAACGCGTTTCCATTGCAAGAGCTATAATTAAAGACCCACAGATTTTATTGTTTGACGATTGTTTATCTGCGGTTGATACAGAAACAGAAGAGAAAATCCTTAATAATCTAAAGAAACTTACCTCGGGCAAAACAACCATAATAGTGAGCCACCGCATTTCCGCAGCTAAAAATGCGGATAAAATAATTATTTTAGATGCGGGTAAAATCGTTCAAGCCGGCACGCATGAAGCCTTAATAGAAACGGATGGTTACTATAAAAACTTATATGAAAAACAATTAAGTGAGGCTACCAACTCCTAG
- a CDS encoding SIS domain-containing protein: MESQAIANLSSLIDTDFSDAVTCIFNSKGRVIITGIGKSAIIATKIVATLNSTGTPAVFMHAADAIHGDLGLILEDDVVICISKSGNTPEIKVLVPFIRRAKNKMIAITGNRDSFLAKNSDFLLNTFVEKEACPNNLAPTTSTTAQLVMGDALAVCLLELRGFTSNDFAKYHPGGALGKKLYLRVSDMSDVNEKPQVNPNTNIKEVIIEISEKMLGVTAVVDNHKVVGIITDGDLRRMLTKSNDFSNLTAKDIMGPNPKSIDANAMAVDAKELMESYGITQLLVEKNGQYAGIVHIHDLIKEGII, translated from the coding sequence ATGGAAAGTCAGGCCATTGCTAACTTGTCTTCCTTAATAGATACCGATTTTTCGGATGCTGTTACATGTATATTTAATTCTAAAGGCCGTGTTATTATTACCGGTATTGGTAAAAGTGCTATAATTGCGACTAAAATTGTAGCCACGTTAAACTCAACTGGAACACCTGCCGTTTTTATGCATGCAGCCGATGCCATTCATGGCGATTTAGGTTTAATTCTTGAAGACGATGTGGTTATTTGTATTTCAAAAAGCGGAAATACACCAGAAATTAAGGTGCTGGTGCCATTTATTAGACGTGCAAAAAATAAAATGATTGCCATTACAGGTAATCGCGATTCGTTCCTAGCAAAAAACTCGGACTTCCTACTCAATACCTTTGTAGAAAAAGAAGCTTGCCCTAATAATTTAGCACCAACAACAAGTACCACGGCACAATTGGTTATGGGTGATGCTTTGGCGGTTTGCTTATTAGAACTTCGCGGATTTACCAGCAACGATTTTGCCAAATACCATCCCGGTGGTGCATTGGGTAAAAAATTGTATTTACGGGTGAGCGATATGAGCGACGTAAATGAAAAACCACAAGTAAATCCAAACACCAATATTAAGGAGGTTATTATTGAAATTTCTGAAAAAATGTTAGGTGTTACAGCCGTTGTAGACAACCATAAAGTTGTGGGTATTATTACCGATGGCGATTTAAGGCGCATGCTGACAAAATCCAACGACTTTAGCAATTTAACCGCTAAAGATATTATGGGTCCAAACCCAAAAAGTATTGATGCAAATGCCATGGCTGTGGATGCCAAAGAATTGATGGAATCCTATGGTATTACCCAATTATTAGTTGAAAAAAATGGCCAATATGCGGGCATCGTTCATATTCATGACTTAATAAAAGAAGGCATTATATAA
- a CDS encoding bile acid:sodium symporter family protein, with translation MQELDRVQIHFDSNNLWILNVALAVVMFGVALGISMADFKALIKAPKVVLIGLLSQFVLLPMLTYAFIVLVNPQPSIALGMMMVAACPGGNISNFMTHLAGGNTALSVSLTAFSTFIAIIMTPFNFELYGHLYQPTAALLQDVSLNPFDMVEIVLLILGIPLICGMLVRYQFPKIAVRLAHWLKPFSIIVFVGIVIVALLNNLNVFSEFIHHVLVLGISHNILAFLLGFLIARAFKLSYENQKTLTIETGIQNSGIGLLLIFTFFNGLGGMAIMAAFWGIWHIVSGLLLSYFWSSKLVTKAQAV, from the coding sequence ATGCAGGAACTTGACCGAGTTCAAATTCATTTTGATTCCAATAATTTGTGGATTCTAAACGTGGCGCTTGCTGTTGTCATGTTCGGCGTGGCACTAGGAATTTCAATGGCAGATTTTAAAGCCTTGATTAAAGCACCTAAAGTTGTTTTAATTGGATTGCTTTCTCAATTTGTTTTATTACCCATGTTAACTTATGCCTTTATAGTTTTGGTGAATCCGCAACCAAGTATAGCCTTGGGTATGATGATGGTGGCCGCTTGTCCTGGAGGAAATATATCCAACTTTATGACGCATTTGGCGGGCGGAAACACAGCGCTTTCAGTAAGTTTGACCGCTTTTTCCACTTTTATAGCGATAATTATGACGCCCTTTAATTTTGAATTATATGGCCATTTATATCAGCCAACTGCAGCTTTATTGCAGGATGTCTCGTTAAATCCGTTTGATATGGTTGAAATTGTGTTACTAATTTTAGGGATTCCTCTAATTTGTGGGATGTTAGTTCGGTATCAGTTCCCCAAAATTGCCGTCCGTTTGGCACATTGGTTAAAACCATTTTCCATAATCGTATTTGTGGGCATCGTTATTGTTGCCCTCCTGAATAATTTGAATGTTTTTTCTGAATTTATACATCATGTTTTAGTACTTGGTATCAGTCATAATATACTCGCTTTTTTATTAGGCTTTTTAATAGCACGTGCTTTTAAACTCTCTTATGAAAATCAGAAAACATTGACCATAGAAACTGGGATTCAAAATTCAGGGATTGGATTATTACTGATATTTACCTTTTTTAATGGACTAGGCGGTATGGCTATTATGGCGGCATTTTGGGGGATTTGGCATATTGTTTCCGGATTATTACTCTCCTATTTTTGGTCGTCTAAATTAGTAACTAAAGCTCAAGCCGTTTGA
- the lptB gene encoding LPS export ABC transporter ATP-binding protein: protein MKLRAEHLMKSYSGRKVVKDVSLEVNQGEIVGLLGPNGAGKTTSFYMIVGLIKPNGGNIFLENTNITKFPMYKRAQNGIGYLAQEASVFRKLSIEDNILSVLQLTKLSKKEQVHKMESLIDEFSLGHIRKSRGDLLSGGERRRTEIARALATDPNFILLDEPFAGVDPVAVEDIQRIVAQLTKKNIGILITDHNVQETLAITDRTYLMFEGSILKAGEPEELASDEMVRKVYLGQNFELRKKKIRE, encoded by the coding sequence ATGAAACTAAGAGCAGAACATTTAATGAAATCCTACAGCGGCCGGAAAGTCGTTAAAGATGTATCTTTAGAAGTTAACCAAGGAGAAATTGTTGGTCTTTTAGGACCTAATGGTGCTGGTAAAACGACCTCGTTTTATATGATTGTAGGTCTTATTAAACCTAATGGCGGCAACATTTTTTTAGAAAACACCAATATTACCAAATTCCCTATGTATAAAAGGGCGCAAAATGGTATTGGTTATTTGGCGCAAGAAGCCTCCGTTTTCAGAAAATTAAGTATTGAAGATAATATTTTAAGCGTTTTACAACTCACCAAATTAAGCAAAAAAGAACAAGTACATAAAATGGAATCGCTTATTGATGAATTTAGCTTGGGACATATTCGAAAAAGTCGAGGCGATTTATTATCAGGTGGTGAGCGTCGTCGTACAGAAATTGCACGTGCCCTAGCAACCGATCCTAATTTTATTCTTCTAGATGAGCCCTTTGCAGGAGTAGATCCCGTAGCCGTTGAAGATATTCAGCGTATTGTGGCACAATTAACTAAAAAGAATATTGGTATCTTAATTACCGATCACAACGTACAGGAAACATTAGCCATTACAGACAGAACCTATCTCATGTTTGAAGGTAGTATTCTAAAAGCCGGCGAACCTGAAGAATTAGCTAGTGATGAAATGGTACGTAAAGTGTATTTAGGACAGAATTTCGAACTGCGTAAAAAGAAAATCAGAGAGTAA
- a CDS encoding PUR family DNA/RNA-binding protein: MDNNGMMEKEEIFSKVLRAGRRTYFFDVRSTKAGDYYLTITESKKFTNDDGSYHYKKHKIYLYKEDFSEFNTILKEMTNYIINEKGDEVISERHQKDFKKEEYTTGTETADEIPKSAERFTDIDFDDI; the protein is encoded by the coding sequence ATGGATAATAATGGAATGATGGAGAAAGAAGAGATTTTCTCAAAAGTATTACGAGCTGGAAGACGAACGTATTTTTTTGATGTAAGATCTACAAAAGCAGGCGATTATTACCTTACCATTACCGAGAGCAAAAAATTTACAAACGATGACGGCTCTTACCACTACAAAAAGCATAAAATTTATTTATACAAGGAAGACTTTTCGGAATTTAATACCATTCTAAAAGAAATGACTAATTATATCATCAACGAAAAAGGCGATGAAGTGATTAGTGAGCGTCACCAAAAAGATTTTAAGAAGGAAGAATATACCACTGGAACCGAAACGGCAGATGAAATACCAAAATCTGCAGAAAGGTTTACAGATATAGATTTTGATGATATTTAA
- a CDS encoding peptidylprolyl isomerase has protein sequence MQDGLYAKFHTNKGDILVALEYKKTPGTVGNFVALAEGNLENSAKKQGTPYYDGLKFHRVIPDFMIQGGCPQGTGTGNPGYKFDDEFHPDLKHDAPGILSMANAGPGTNGSQFFITHVETPWLDGNHTVFGKVVEGQDVVDAIAQSDTLDTLEIIRIGEDAEKFNAVEAFRTFEGSREKRLAEEKAASEAELDTLAAGFDKTESGLRYQILQKGSGAQAKKGQTVSVHYKGQLADGTVFDSSYKRKEPLEFQVGVGQVIAGWDEGICLLQVGDKARLVIPSHLGYGARGAGGVIPGDATLIFDVELVNVK, from the coding sequence ATGCAAGACGGATTATACGCAAAATTTCACACTAATAAAGGTGACATTTTAGTTGCTTTAGAATATAAAAAAACACCAGGGACCGTGGGTAACTTTGTTGCTTTGGCTGAAGGAAATTTAGAGAATTCTGCTAAAAAACAAGGCACACCTTATTATGATGGTTTAAAATTTCACCGTGTTATTCCAGATTTCATGATTCAAGGTGGTTGTCCACAAGGAACCGGAACAGGAAATCCAGGTTATAAATTTGACGATGAATTTCATCCAGATTTAAAGCATGATGCACCGGGAATTTTATCGATGGCGAATGCCGGTCCTGGAACTAATGGGAGTCAGTTTTTTATTACTCATGTTGAAACACCTTGGTTAGACGGTAATCATACCGTTTTTGGAAAGGTAGTGGAAGGACAAGATGTGGTTGATGCTATTGCGCAAAGTGATACGCTTGATACTTTAGAAATTATACGTATTGGAGAAGATGCTGAAAAATTTAATGCCGTTGAAGCTTTTAGAACGTTTGAAGGTTCTCGCGAAAAGCGCTTGGCTGAAGAAAAAGCAGCAAGTGAAGCAGAATTAGATACATTAGCCGCTGGTTTTGACAAAACAGAAAGTGGTTTGCGTTATCAAATCCTTCAAAAAGGAAGCGGTGCACAAGCAAAAAAAGGTCAAACGGTATCAGTACATTATAAAGGTCAGTTGGCGGATGGAACGGTTTTCGATTCATCATACAAGCGTAAGGAACCGTTAGAATTTCAAGTTGGCGTTGGTCAAGTTATTGCGGGTTGGGATGAAGGTATTTGCTTATTGCAAGTAGGTGATAAGGCTCGATTGGTTATTCCAAGTCATTTAGGATATGGTGCCCGTGGTGCTGGAGGTGTTATTCCAGGCGATGCCACCTTAATTTTTGATGTAGAATTGGTTAACGTTAAATAA